In Candidatus Neomarinimicrobiota bacterium, one DNA window encodes the following:
- a CDS encoding 2-hydroxyglutaryl-CoA dehydratase produces MKFIGGIDVGSRVTKAVVIDNKRKILGRGTTMTGAYLSQAAETALNKACQIESIKFDDIEYIASTGFGRYQVPFRHIQITDITSNAFGALYIFPKTRCIIDIGAMNARAMKINEEGRVLKFRMNDKCASGAGRFLERVALALELELDEIGSISLGSKNPQTISNICAVLAESEVINLVTKGVDVEDIVQGAHKSISDRIVALLRQVGIENEITLTGGVTKNVGMIKALEEKLEAPLNVSTDSEFAGAIGAALLGIMRLEKKTLAEN; encoded by the coding sequence ATGAAATTCATCGGAGGAATAGACGTTGGTTCGAGAGTGACAAAAGCGGTCGTGATTGACAATAAAAGAAAGATACTCGGTAGAGGAACCACAATGACGGGGGCATATTTATCTCAAGCGGCAGAGACCGCATTGAATAAAGCGTGTCAAATTGAAAGCATAAAATTTGATGATATAGAATATATAGCCAGCACAGGTTTCGGGAGGTATCAGGTTCCTTTCAGACATATTCAGATCACCGATATCACAAGTAATGCGTTCGGCGCATTGTATATCTTTCCCAAAACCCGTTGTATTATTGATATAGGCGCAATGAACGCGCGCGCCATGAAAATCAACGAAGAGGGAAGAGTCTTAAAATTCCGTATGAACGATAAATGCGCATCGGGCGCAGGCCGATTTTTGGAAAGAGTCGCGCTTGCGCTTGAACTTGAGTTAGACGAAATAGGAAGTATCTCTCTTGGTTCGAAAAATCCACAGACTATCAGCAACATCTGCGCTGTACTGGCTGAATCCGAAGTTATTAATCTCGTGACCAAGGGTGTGGACGTAGAAGATATTGTTCAAGGCGCCCACAAATCGATTAGCGATAGGATTGTGGCGTTGCTACGGCAGGTAGGTATAGAAAATGAGATCACTCTTACAGGCGGGGTGACGAAGAATGTCGGGATGATAAAAGCTCTTGAGGAAAAACTTGAAGCGCCGCTAAACGTTAGCACGGACTCGGAATTTGCCGGAGCGATAGGGGCAGCACTGTTAGGCATAATGCGACTTGAAAAGAAAACCCTTGCTGAAAATTAA